The Thermovirga sp. genome segment CATCGGCCCACTCCAGAAAACGATCCTCCTTGACGAGAGTCCTGAAGCGTTCAAGGCCGATGAACTCATAATCCACCCCGTCGATCTCCCTGTTCCTTGGTTCCCTGGTGGTGCAGGAAACGGAGTATTCCAGCCCCTTTGCTGCCTTGAAAAGAGCTTTCCTCAGGGTGCCCTTCCCTACGCCGCTCGGCCCCGAGATCACGAAAAGCCGTCCCTTAGCGATCGGGGTCACCCTCCCTTTCCTTGCCTTCGAACCTGACGACGATAGTCTCGGGCTGGATCGCCGAAAGGACCACGTGATCGCTGTCGGTGATCAGTATGGCCCTGGTCTTACGCCCCTCGGTGGCATCGATAAGTTTGCCCTGGCTTTTCGCCTCGTCCTTCAACCGTTTGATGGG includes the following:
- a CDS encoding DUF370 domain-containing protein produces the protein MGYNLLHVGFGNMIVVERVVAIVHPSSAPIKRLKDEAKSQGKLIDATEGRKTRAILITDSDHVVLSAIQPETIVVRFEGKEREGDPDR